The window ATTCATAAAATTTAGATGTTTTGACTTTTTATATATTAAATCATTATTATCCTATTCTCTGCCTTTAGTGCCAAATACGATAAGTTGGTGGTTAATAAACTCTGCGAGTAAATACATTATTTTGATTTTTATCGGAGTTAGTGCAAATGGAATTTATGCCATGGCTGGAAGATTTCCTGTAATATTAGTGATGGTTAATCAGGTTTTTACCTTGGCTTGGCAAGAAAAAGCTATTGTTGATCATCAAAAGAAGGTGGATAAGAAAAGCTATAAAAAAATATTACAAAATTTAATTAAAATCCAATTTTCACTAGTAGCTGTACTATCTCTAGGCTCTCAATTTATGGTAGATTTTTTGTTGAGCAAAGATTATTATGAGTCATGGTTGTACATGCCTTTGTTATATGTTAGTGTAGCATTTCTATCTTTTTCCGGATTTTATGGAGCTTTTTATTTGGGGGCTAATAAAACCAAGGAAGTTTTTCTAACGACAATTGTTGGTGGAATAGTAAATGTAGTTCTAGCCTTATTATTAGTGAAGCTCATTGGGTTGTGGGGAATAGCGATTGCAAGTGCTATTGGTTATATAACTCTATTTATTATAAGAATTAAATCAACGAAAAAGATTATAAAATTAAATTTCCCTTGGAAAATTTGTATTAAATATGGCGTTCTGTTAATAGTTAGCTTATTTGTAACATATATACAGAATGAGATTTATTCTTTAAGTTTTTTAGTGTTAATAGTTTTATTATTGATTGTAGATAATAAATTATTAATAAAATCACTTATAGAAAGAATAGAAATAA of the Zhouia spongiae genome contains:
- a CDS encoding lipopolysaccharide biosynthesis protein, with amino-acid sequence MGNSKSNSLLQKSFIYAIGTFGSKVLAFLLVPIYSYYLNQDEFGYFDIVITGINLLVPFLTLQISDSVFRWLLTNKDERERENIITNSLILLLFNVVITSLLSFFLFLVYPLRGQFLVTLVCCSAMVYPYMQQVARGVGKNKLFAFSGLLYTITYLLCNIFFLIYLGLKLEALFYSNILAYVIGSLFLFWRVKLSIFIKFRCFDFLYIKSLLSYSLPLVPNTISWWLINSASKYIILIFIGVSANGIYAMAGRFPVILVMVNQVFTLAWQEKAIVDHQKKVDKKSYKKILQNLIKIQFSLVAVLSLGSQFMVDFLLSKDYYESWLYMPLLYVSVAFLSFSGFYGAFYLGANKTKEVFLTTIVGGIVNVVLALLLVKLIGLWGIAIASAIGYITLFIIRIKSTKKIIKLNFPWKICIKYGVLLIVSLFVTYIQNEIYSLSFLVLIVLLLIVDNKLLIKSLIERIEIKSITNR